TCCACTACCAATTATGGAATCTTCAATGTCATGCCAAATCTCATGATGAACTTGTGCTATAGGTGCTGCAGTGTTATTCTCTTTTGGCAAAAATGTGTCCTGAAGAAAATACATACAAAAAAACTCGAGAGAAATTTTCCCGAGTTGCCAGGCTAATCCATGATAGCCAAATAAATTAGAACTATGCTGCAGAATCATATTTTCGGCTGCTGATTCATCAAATCCTACTTTCTGGAGGTATTTATATAAGAGAAATTTATTTTGTTCATCTTCATTTTGAAACATTGTTATCATTCCTCAAAATTTATATAGAAAAAATAAAAGTAGCAAGGATTTTCTTTCCCTCCTACATTTCTTTTAACAATAGTAAATGGTAATCCAAGAGTATCACAAGCTTTTATGTAATGTTGCAGATCTTCCAGTTTATCACTGAACTTTATTTGTATAGTTTTTTTAGTTTTCTTAATTTCTACCTTTGCAGGTTTATTGAAAAACAAATTATTCACCTTCTTTATTTTAATTTTCAACATAAAAAAGTACATCTTTAAAATGTCTTGTCTATACTCAACATTTCAGATGTACTTAACATTAAAAGTTTTTTATTTTGATAGATTTATTATAGATGCTATTATGTTTTTAACCCTTTTTGAATTCAATATTACTTTCAACACTTTTAAAAAAATATCCTCATTATCTATCTTTAATATTCTATCTTTACTAAATGCAAAGTTTAGGTTAATTTTACCTAATTGTGGCGATATTTCACTAAACATATTTTGATCAACTTCTAACTCAAGTGGGTATGTTGCTAACCTATGACAAACCTCTATAAGAAGATATCTATAATTTTCTAAAAATTTTCCTCTAATATAAAAGTCATATACAAAACGCCATGAATCTTCATGAAATTCTCCTTCATCTTCATCAATATCTCTATAATCATCTTGATTTATTATTTCTTCTTTTTTTGTATTTCTTTCTACAAATCCATAAACATAATCTTTAGTTAGTTTAGGCAAATAATTCCCTTGTTCTTCTAAAATTTTATTAGGTGTTAAAAAATTATCTTGTTCCATTTCTCCCCATAAACTATTCATAAAGCTCCTCCTATATTATATTAAAGAAAATTGGCAAATGATCGCTAACCGATGGTTTATTATTCTTCAAAAGACTTTTTCCTCTAATGTCGGTAATTATTTGTAAGTTCTTTAAATTATTTATTAGTTGTGGTCTAATAATAACCTGATCAAACATATTCCAATAGTAATTTACTTGATCTGAATTATTATAGTAATATGTTCCAGGTGGTCTTTTAATATCTCCAAATAAATTCCACATTGGGTTATAAAACATCAAATATTCTTTTCCCAAAATTTTTCTTTTCTTCTTTTGGGCAGTTTTCCTATCGAAAATGGAATGAAAACCTTTAGCAGCTATCATAGGTTTTTCAAAAGGATTCATATTAAAATCACCAACTATAATGCTATTAAAATTATTAAAATCATTTTCACTTTTTTCAATTGAAATTCTCATATCTATTAGCTCACTAAGCTTATCAAAATCATCTGATTTATACATATTGCTAGGCAAATGAACAAATGTTACGATATGTTCTTTTAATGTATCATGAGGTATCTTTTTTATAGTATAGTAATTTTCTTCAATCCCAAGTTTAATTTTTTCAGGATAATATTTAGTTAAGACATTAATTCTACATCCTATACTAGGTTTTTCATATAAATTAATTCCATCATTAGATAAATCTTTTAATAATTTATCAATATCATCCTCATATTCTGCTAACCCCACTATATCACAGGATAAATCTTTTATCATCATTACTAATATATCATTAATTTTTTTCTTATTAGTATTCCAAAATAAATAGTTCATAATTTATTTTCCTTAATAGTTTGATATATTTATTATATCATCTTATGGCAGATCTTATCTAATGGTTTTTAAAATTTACCACAGAAAATACGGCGTCGCTCACCGGGCTATTTTTGTTCCATCAAATTAGAAGGTACCCGGGGTCAGGAACTCCATCCATGGTCTTAAAGTATACTATTTTAGTTAACTTCGCTAAACCTTAATTTTGCGAAGTTATAAAAAGCCACTCAATCATAGTCATATCAATGCTTTCAATACATTTCCTACTTGATAACTTTTAGCTTTTTGAACTTATCTAACTGCTCTTCAAGATCATTCTTATCTACATTTTCGTTGCCATCTTGTGTTTCATCATCACCTATAGCCGTTGGTACTCCTAGTGTTCTGTCAATTAGATACTTATTAGCAGAGAACTTTACTCTTTGATCTGTGCTTTCCTTTGCTATCTTCTTTACTTCATCAATATAAGTGTTTACATCTTTTAATATATAAGCATTGCCTTGATTCTTTATGTCCTGCGTTCGCCTGTTCAGCGCAGCCTTAACCTCATCACTATCTTTCCATGTATAAATTGAGGTTCTGCTTACTCCAATCTTCTTGGCAATATCAGTAATCCTGTAACCTTCTATAAGCATTGTAATCATCTTCTCTTGATCTTTAGTAAGCAACTCTATCCCTCCTTTACACTTAACATAAATAAGACACTCAGAACTTAATCTAAGTGCCTTTCTTGTAAATTTCTATGATACTATAATAACACAGATTGTATTATATATATCTTATATAAATCTAATATTTTTATATAATATTTATTATAAATATATAAGAGGTATTAATTTCTTTATTATTTTACTTTTTAAACAAACACAATATACTTCATTTCTATCAATTATTTGTGCTATTACTTTGAATTGAAGTTTCTTAAAATATCTTAGTTCTACTAAATTCATTTCATCATCAGACAAAGTCTCTAATGCATTATCAATCTTTTCTAATTGGACTTTAAGTTTATGTTTTCTTTTTCTTAACTGTTCTGGCTTCAATGCCTCATTCTCAACTGCACTATTAAATTTATTTGTAGGTGCTGATTTCTCTTCATAACTTATAGCTTTACATCCTCCACCTTCACTCTCCAACTCTTGTAATTCTAAATCTATATTCTTAATTTCAGCTTTTATAGCTTTGTAATTATATAAATTTGATTCTACACCTTTGTAATATTTTATAGTAAACACCTCTTTTCAAAATGTTTTTACTCATTAAGTCTCTTTTGATAGTTTGCTTTTTCAACCTGAAGCTTGACCGTTTTCTTAAAGTCTTTTTCATTCTCTGCATTTAAGATAGCATTTTCAATTTCTACTATCTTTTTTCTATAAAAATCTTTAATATCCACATAATCACCCCTCGGTAACCTTTTTGGTAACTAAAATTTTAGCTTTTAGTTACCTACCTTAACCATTGATATATCTATCTTTACACGATTTTTTTAACGAAGTAACCTTTTTGAAAAATATATGCAGTCAACTTTATATATAAGCATGTACACCCTCGTGTGTGTATATATATATTTAGGTTACTTGGTTACTCATATATATATATATTATATAAAGCTAGTAATACCAATGCCTTGAATAGGTAACCTTTTTGGTAACCAAAAGGTATCTATTTTAAAATTTGGTTACTTCTTATTAAACTTGTCTGGAAATACGACTTTCTGCTCATCTTTCTCCCACTCATCCTCGAAAATATCCGGCGGAGCTATTGCCTCAAGTCCTAACTTCTTAATTTTTTTAATATCATATAAATCAAATTTTATATTTACTTTATCAACTTTTATTTGTCTTTCTGACGGTTTTAACAAGTATCCTGCCATTTTAGTTTGCTTCTTAAAATCCTTTAGCTCCATAAGTGATTGTTTATTTCCAATATCCCTCATATAGGAGAAAATCTGATTATACATTTCGCTTGTCCTTATATATAAATTGCCGTCTTTACGTTGGACTGCCCTTTTTATATTTTCATCAATAATCCTTCCATCACCTATAATTTGGTCATATAATGATAAAATCTTTTCAATCTCTGAAAGTGAATCGTCCATATCATCAAGTATCTCATTCTTTATATTGGTAGCAACTGTGTTATTATAATTTTCAATTTCCTGCAAATCATGTTTACTAAGCAATACATTAAGTATGTCGATTCCAGTGCAAATATTGACTGCTGTATTTCGAGGCCTGTCTTTAATTCCTTTTATTTTGTCGGATTCGGCTTCTCTGATGTTTTTGTATTCTTCTACTGACATATTCAAAACAATATCTACTAAGCTGCGCCCTAATTTATTTAAAATTTCTTGGTGGTTTATAATCCATTCCATGGCAGCGGCTTGCTCTTTTGTTCTTTGACTTTTTGAAAAATAAACTATACATGACCTTTCATTAATCGCTTTTTCATTATTAACAAAAGTTTCCTCACCCGCAAGTATAAGCGGCCTCATGAGTGCAAGGACTGTATTACTTTTTAAATTTCTATTACCTCTATCAACTGTATGTCTGTCATAAGAATTTCTCAAAATTTCACTTATCATATTTTTCTTATAATCGTTCATTTTACTTGGCTTAAATTCTTCAAAGAGTAATGAATAATTTCCTTCACTTAAAGCTTTTTCCATAGCAAATGGCGTAGTTAGTGTGATTGACTTAATATCATCCTTCGGGTAGTTTAAGATAGCAGCAATAACATTTTCCATTACCGTACTTTTTCCACCACCACTTTCACCTGCTAATAGTAAATGATGAAAGCTGATATTTAATTCTATGGCTTGGGCTATTGCAAAATTATTAATTATAGTACCTACAACTGAATAACTTATCCGTTTTGGAGCAAACTCAAATAAGTATTTCATAAGCTCCTGTAATTCTTTCTTTTCTATAGATTTTATATTTATAATTTTAATAGCTGTACCACCATCACTTTTTATATTTGGATCTACCCCTTTATTTGAAATCATCCCATCTTTTGTGACAAGTTTAATCTCACCATCTTCAAGTACAAATCTGGTGCCTGAGTAAACTTTGGATTTTTCAAGAGCAAAGTATTTGTTTATCCATGCCTTTAAAGTCATTAAATCATCAACTTTGCCCTTAAATATAAGGTCCATAGAGCCAAGAAAATTTCTAAATGACTTTGGATCATCAAATACGCTTACATAATCCATTTTCTCAATTATGTTACCAAAAGATGTTTTTATGGACAGCTTTATGCCTTCTACATCTTCATTTACATACTTAATCGCTGTGGCATCAACTATATTGAAATTAGTCAAATATATTTTTCTTTCATCCTCGCCCTTAAAAGTAGTTTTATAAATTCCAAAAGAATCCTGCTGCAACTCATATTTATTTTTTAAATCTAAGGATCTATTAAAAGCATTTAACAAATCCTTTTTATCGTGTCCAACCTCTAACCAGTCTGTGACATCTTTGTTGTCTCCCATGGATTTTATACCCGGGAGGTTTATAAATTTGAATGACTTTGCTGAACTGAATAGTTTTTTATATATGGACCACTTATATTTTTCTCCGGCTTCTCCTGTGTCACCACAAATGTATAAGTATGCATTTTCATACATAGACAAATCTTTTACATTTTTAACACTGGTAGCAACATAACCACTTCTTTTAAGCACAGAGTTAAGGTTATTTACATCTTTTTCACCTTCACATATAATTATTACTTTTCCATTTTTAATGCCTTGTATGGCTTGATATAGGTTATATGGAAGTTCATCACATCCACGCTTATTAATTACCTTACTGTCCTCAATATGATAGTAAGAAAGCCGTTTTTCGCCCTTATCGTTCTTGAATTTGGCTTTGAAGTATTCAATTTCGCCCTTATCATTGGTAAATGGAAATAACCCTATGAGCTTATCTTTCCAGCCAAATTTCTTTATTTGCCAATCTATAAAACCCTGTACTTTTTCAGTCTGCTGCTCTTGAATACTTTTTTCAACTGTAAGCCCCAAATACTCCCGGGCTTGGTTATATGTCATGTTTTTAATTTTTTCTATAAAGTCTATTGCATCCCCTACTTCTCCACAACCAAAACATTTAAATTTATATTTGTTTGCATCTGGAAAAAACTTAATAGATAGGGAAGGTGTTTTTTCATTATGGAAGGGGCACTTAATGTACCCCTGTCTATTAAAATGTTTTCCTATTTCTCTTTCTATTAATTCTTTTAAGTCTATGTCCTGCAGTTCCACCTTCTCACCTCTTTTCTGATTGTAAGATACCTACGAATTAGCCAATCTTGTGAATTATCTCAAATTCATTTACATCTTGAACATCCTCAATATCTTCAATCTCTTGATTTCCTTGAATATCTTCATTTATAAATGCTGTCATTGTTACTTCTGCTTTGACTTTTGCTTTATACTTCATAACATTTCCTCTTTCGGGCTTATATCTGCATCCAATTCCTTTAAGAAGTTCCTAACACCATATTTAAGTGTTAAAAATATTTCTTCTCCTGAATCAGCTTTATTCACAAAACTTGTACCATTTAAAAATTGGTCTTGTAAACTTTTTAATCTAGCAATAAAAGATACTGGTTTATACAAACTTCTATAATTGCCAGTTTTAATATTTTTCAATCCTCTTTCATCTTCTATAACTAAAAACATTTTTATACCTTTTTGTTTTGCTCTCCTAAGTTCTCTTACTAGTCTTATATCATCATGTGTATCTGTTTTATCAGATAAGTTGTTGGCAAGTTCATCAACTGAATTTTTTCTTTCAACTGCTACAGGAAAATATAAATCTCTGTATATTCCCATTTCAGGCCTTTTAGTTATTATTGCAGTATAATCACCTTCATCTATTTTTTTCTTTTTATATTTAATTTTTTTCTTATCAAAGTAATCTAAAATATGTTGATTTTTGTTTTCATGTTCTCTTGTATCATATAAAACCATGAAGTTCTCTTTTAATAACTTGTCAATATCTGTCTTTGAAAATTTATAATGTATTTGCATCTAATCGCCTGCCTTTATATGTTATAATTATATTAGTTAATACCTTGAGAAAGGGCATTACCTTGGAAGACTCGGCAAAGCAACTAAAGGAGGGATGTTTTATGATAATCAATTCATTTAAAAACTTTGTAAAATTAGTTGCATTTGTTGGAATAAGTATCAATTTCGGAATTATTTCTCTAAGCTTTGCCAAGAGCTCTTTCTGAGGGTATTAACTGAAATTTCATTTATCAGAATGGTATATCCCCGTCGTCCTCAACTTCTACATAATCAGCATTATTACTTTGTTGATTATTTTGACTTGAATTATTACTTACTTTATCTCCCCATTCTAAGAATTGAACCTCTTCTGCAATAACTTCAGTAACATATCTTTTAGTACCATCTTTTGCCTCATAATTTCTTGTTTGAATTCTCCCTGCAATTCCTGCTAATTTACCTTTAGTTAAATAATTGGCAGCACTCTCAGCTTGCTTATTCCAAACCACTATAGGTACAAAATCAGCTTCCTGCTGTCCTTCTTTTTTAAACCTTCTATCAACTGCTAATGTAAACTTTGTTACTGCTGTCCCATTGCCGGGTAAAAACTGCAAGTCAGGATCTTTGGTTAATCTTCCTATTAAAATAACTCTATTCAATTAAAATCACCTCTAAGCTTTAAATGACATTTGCTTTGAATTTTCGCCAGGCTCAAAGTGCGTTTCTAAAATATAACTGGATTCCAAATCAGCCGTATGGAGTGCAACTCCAGCCTTACACATATTCCATGCATTACTTATGTTATTGTAATTTTGGCTTGGCTCATAACCACCCATATGCCACCTAATCATTAATATTTCTTCTTTGCTAAGTGGTATAAGTCGTTGCAATAAAGCAACGCTCTTTTCACCATGTCCACAAGGGAATAAGTCATTAACTCCATAAGCTGGCATCTTTCGCCAAACTGGTTTTTCTCCTACTCCTGCAATATTTACATTCTTGACATAAGTTGTATAAAAGTTAGTTTTACATATATCATGAAGCAACGCAGTAATTTTTACTGTATCGTCACTTAATCCAAAATCATATATTTTATTTTCCCTCTTAAATATTTCATACACATTCAAGCTATGTTCTGCCAAGCCTCCTTTATAATTACCATGGTATCTAGTAGAGGCAGGAGCTTCAAAGAAATCACTGTCTTCTAAATATTTAATAACTCTACTCATGCCTTTTCTTTCAGTACTATTCAATAATTCAACTATTTTATTTTTAATTTCTTCCAGTTTCATTTTTTACTCCTCTCTAAAATGGATCTATATCATCATTTTCAGTATTTTCCTCTGGTGCTTCATCAACTGGTTCAACATCTATAACATGCTTATATTCTTCAAGGGCTTTTGACAACTCATTTGCACTATCATAAGTTAGCTTTCTAAGGCTTGCCCCATGTTCATTAGCAAATGTTTCAAGCTTGCTTATATCTGCTTCTCTGCCTTCACCTTCTACTAATCCTTTTTGTTCTCCAAGCTGCATAATATATTGTTTTTGTTCTTTTTGAGCTGGCTTTGGTGGATCTGGCATTTCGTTCTCTTTTTCAAGTTCCTTTTCTGGATCTACTGGTTCTGTCTCTAGGTCCTTATCATTAATATCCATTTCTTCAGCTACATATAATCCTTCAAAATCTTCTGGATACGCTTCTCTAAGTGCTTGTACTAAAGCTACTTTTCTTATCATTGTAGCTGGCCTTTTGGTCCAATTTGAATTAGTAGACCCATCTGATTTGGTACCTATATATTCATCAAGTGTGACAGTAATTTCAGTAGGAAATTTTTTATTTTTCCTGTATGCTTTAGCCCATCCACCGACCAATTTTTCTTGACCTTTAAGGTAGAATGTTCCACTTCTCTGTTCAATTTCTTTCTTAAGATTTATTACTATTACTCCTGCTTCGTGCCCTTCACTATCTGGATTCCTTGATTCTCTTTTAGTAAATGTATCTTTCCCAACTATCATAGTAGCCGGCTTATTACCATATTTGACAAGGTATGCCTCTCTTAAAAACGGATTCAATTTTTGGCCCTTACATAATTGAAGGAAAACACCTACTTCTTCATTTGTAACTTTTGTTGGATCTCCTGATACTAAATATTTCTTCACTATAGAAGACGTTAATTTTACCTTGCTGCCATTAACCTCATATTCAACCCTGGTCATTGCTTGAACTTCATCATTATTTAATCCTTGCATTATTTAAGTACCTCCACCTCTAATTTTTTATTTTCAACAACTCTAGCTATTAGCATTTGTGTATTTAATTCTTGTATTTGTGTAATACTTTCAGCATTATCAACGAATACTGGAAAATGTAAATCTAGCATATTGGCTATAAAATTACTCATTTCAAGACCTGCTTTAATCTTTTCTGCATTAGATAGCTTATTGAATTCTCTACCTTCATAAAGAATCTTAAAATCATCTTTAAGCTCACCATCTTTATTTAATTTCTCAAATTGGAGCTTAACCTTATCTAAATATTTACCTATCATTTCAGACTGTTTTTTTAACTTTATAGAGTTGTATTGTTTACCTGCATCTATAACAACTTTTAATTCTGCTATCTTAAGTTTAGAATTTTCAATCTCTTTTTTAGATTGTTCTACCTCATACTCAATCTTTTCATTCTGCTTTAACAGAGAATCTATATTTGCATTATGAATTAAAACTTGCGTTTCTTCTTCTTTAAGTTCTGACAATCTATTTCTCATTACTTGCAACTTTTCTTCATTCTCTTTATTAATTTCATTTGTTTTATTTCTTAATTCTTCTATTTTTTTATCTATAACCTCAAGCTGCTTACCAATTAAACTTTTCCACTTTGCAGATGCTTGACTGTTCTTCTCTGTAATTTTTTGATTTTCACTTGAAATTTTATCTATCTCAGCCTTTTTAGATTTACCTTCCTGAAGTACTTCTTGTAAATTGTTACTTAAACTTTTTCTTATTGTTTCATTAATATCTATTTCATTACCGCACTTACCGCATTTCACTATATTTTTACCTAAGTTGTCTATCTTCACTTTGATATCTTTATATTGTTTTAATAATGAGTCTTTTTGAGCTTTCATAATGGATATATCTGTTGTTTGTTGGGTTCCTTGGAATCCTAATGATAATTCAACTTCTAAATTTTGTCTTTCTTTTTCAAAATCTTTTATCTTAGGATCTTCAGGTAATATTTTTATAGTCTCTATTTTTGATTTAAGACTATTTAATTCCTTATCATCAAATACTTTCTTTCCTGGAATTTCTATAGGCTTGGATCCTTCAACAACACCTTCACAAAATATAATATTTTCTTCCTGCTCTTTCAGCTCTGCCCTTTTATCACTTAAAAATGTTTCAGGTACCTTAAATTTATTTTTTACTAATTTCTCTTTTAAAAAGTCTCCAAGTTCTTGAAATATCTCTTCCTTATCTATAGGTTTTAATATGCTGCTTAATAAACTCTTTGCATTTTTAGGTGCTAACTCTGGAAAATAATAAGGATTAAATATGCTTAAAAAAATATCTTTATTCTTATATAAATCCTTTGTTAAATCATTATTAGTTATCTTATCTTCATTCCAATAAATTTCGGTACTAGACCCTTTCTTTCTTCTTATTAATGTTTGTGCT
The genomic region above belongs to Clostridium sp. AWRP and contains:
- a CDS encoding endonuclease/exonuclease/phosphatase family protein, whose product is MNYLFWNTNKKKINDILVMMIKDLSCDIVGLAEYEDDIDKLLKDLSNDGINLYEKPSIGCRINVLTKYYPEKIKLGIEENYYTIKKIPHDTLKEHIVTFVHLPSNMYKSDDFDKLSELIDMRISIEKSENDFNNFNSIIVGDFNMNPFEKPMIAAKGFHSIFDRKTAQKKKRKILGKEYLMFYNPMWNLFGDIKRPPGTYYYNNSDQVNYYWNMFDQVIIRPQLINNLKNLQIITDIRGKSLLKNNKPSVSDHLPIFFNII
- a CDS encoding helix-turn-helix domain-containing protein — its product is MLTKDQEKMITMLIEGYRITDIAKKIGVSRTSIYTWKDSDEVKAALNRRTQDIKNQGNAYILKDVNTYIDEVKKIAKESTDQRVKFSANKYLIDRTLGVPTAIGDDETQDGNENVDKNDLEEQLDKFKKLKVIK
- a CDS encoding RNA polymerase subunit sigma; protein product: MFTIKYYKGVESNLYNYKAIKAEIKNIDLELQELESEGGGCKAISYEEKSAPTNKFNSAVENEALKPEQLRKRKHKLKVQLEKIDNALETLSDDEMNLVELRYFKKLQFKVIAQIIDRNEVYCVCLKSKIIKKLIPLIYL
- a CDS encoding CHC2 zinc finger domain-containing protein; amino-acid sequence: MELQDIDLKELIEREIGKHFNRQGYIKCPFHNEKTPSLSIKFFPDANKYKFKCFGCGEVGDAIDFIEKIKNMTYNQAREYLGLTVEKSIQEQQTEKVQGFIDWQIKKFGWKDKLIGLFPFTNDKGEIEYFKAKFKNDKGEKRLSYYHIEDSKVINKRGCDELPYNLYQAIQGIKNGKVIIICEGEKDVNNLNSVLKRSGYVATSVKNVKDLSMYENAYLYICGDTGEAGEKYKWSIYKKLFSSAKSFKFINLPGIKSMGDNKDVTDWLEVGHDKKDLLNAFNRSLDLKNKYELQQDSFGIYKTTFKGEDERKIYLTNFNIVDATAIKYVNEDVEGIKLSIKTSFGNIIEKMDYVSVFDDPKSFRNFLGSMDLIFKGKVDDLMTLKAWINKYFALEKSKVYSGTRFVLEDGEIKLVTKDGMISNKGVDPNIKSDGGTAIKIINIKSIEKKELQELMKYLFEFAPKRISYSVVGTIINNFAIAQAIELNISFHHLLLAGESGGGKSTVMENVIAAILNYPKDDIKSITLTTPFAMEKALSEGNYSLLFEEFKPSKMNDYKKNMISEILRNSYDRHTVDRGNRNLKSNTVLALMRPLILAGEETFVNNEKAINERSCIVYFSKSQRTKEQAAAMEWIINHQEILNKLGRSLVDIVLNMSVEEYKNIREAESDKIKGIKDRPRNTAVNICTGIDILNVLLSKHDLQEIENYNNTVATNIKNEILDDMDDSLSEIEKILSLYDQIIGDGRIIDENIKRAVQRKDGNLYIRTSEMYNQIFSYMRDIGNKQSLMELKDFKKQTKMAGYLLKPSERQIKVDKVNIKFDLYDIKKIKKLGLEAIAPPDIFEDEWEKDEQKVVFPDKFNKK
- a CDS encoding DNA repair protein; translation: MKLEISKITIKGFKGYLKEVEFPLGYRTEITGDNGLGKSSIGDAIVWCMTGCDISGNEKATTKLVNDKKPKLTEVVLEFELDGQAQTLIRRKKGSSTEIYWNEDKITNNDLTKDLYKNKDIFLSIFNPYYFPELAPKNAKSLLSSILKPIDKEEIFQELGDFLKEKLVKNKFKVPETFLSDKRAELKEQEENIIFCEGVVEGSKPIEIPGKKVFDDKELNSLKSKIETIKILPEDPKIKDFEKERQNLEVELSLGFQGTQQTTDISIMKAQKDSLLKQYKDIKVKIDNLGKNIVKCGKCGNEIDINETIRKSLSNNLQEVLQEGKSKKAEIDKISSENQKITEKNSQASAKWKSLIGKQLEVIDKKIEELRNKTNEINKENEEKLQVMRNRLSELKEEETQVLIHNANIDSLLKQNEKIEYEVEQSKKEIENSKLKIAELKVVIDAGKQYNSIKLKKQSEMIGKYLDKVKLQFEKLNKDGELKDDFKILYEGREFNKLSNAEKIKAGLEMSNFIANMLDLHFPVFVDNAESITQIQELNTQMLIARVVENKKLEVEVLK
- the bet gene encoding phage recombination protein Bet, encoding MQGLNNDEVQAMTRVEYEVNGSKVKLTSSIVKKYLVSGDPTKVTNEEVGVFLQLCKGQKLNPFLREAYLVKYGNKPATMIVGKDTFTKRESRNPDSEGHEAGVIVINLKKEIEQRSGTFYLKGQEKLVGGWAKAYRKNKKFPTEITVTLDEYIGTKSDGSTNSNWTKRPATMIRKVALVQALREAYPEDFEGLYVAEEMDINDKDLETEPVDPEKELEKENEMPDPPKPAQKEQKQYIMQLGEQKGLVEGEGREADISKLETFANEHGASLRKLTYDSANELSKALEEYKHVIDVEPVDEAPEENTENDDIDPF
- a CDS encoding HD domain-containing protein — its product is MKLEEIKNKIVELLNSTERKGMSRVIKYLEDSDFFEAPASTRYHGNYKGGLAEHSLNVYEIFKRENKIYDFGLSDDTVKITALLHDICKTNFYTTYVKNVNIAGVGEKPVWRKMPAYGVNDLFPCGHGEKSVALLQRLIPLSKEEILMIRWHMGGYEPSQNYNNISNAWNMCKAGVALHTADLESSYILETHFEPGENSKQMSFKA
- a CDS encoding ERCC4 domain-containing protein, with product MHYKFSKTDIDKLLKENFMVLYDTREHENKNQHILDYFDKKKIKYKKKKIDEGDYTAIITKRPEMGIYRDLYFPVAVERKNSVDELANNLSDKTDTHDDIRLVRELRRAKQKGIKMFLVIEDERGLKNIKTGNYRSLYKPVSFIARLKSLQDQFLNGTSFVNKADSGEEIFLTLKYGVRNFLKELDADISPKEEML
- the ssb gene encoding single-stranded DNA-binding protein; this encodes MNRVILIGRLTKDPDLQFLPGNGTAVTKFTLAVDRRFKKEGQQEADFVPIVVWNKQAESAANYLTKGKLAGIAGRIQTRNYEAKDGTKRYVTEVIAEEVQFLEWGDKVSNNSSQNNQQSNNADYVEVEDDGDIPF